gattccTCGGTAGCCCAGTCCCTGTTCTCAGTGtccccttcagccagcaaaacctAGAGCTcaggagagggatgcagagagatcttcctgaaaagaggccctgaatgttgaattgctatgagacatgcaagatgttttgctaATTGAACCTGACGTAATtctgttctgcctttttttctcctcaacagtAAACCATACCCTGAGGcagcaaatgcccaacagcagctccatgccccagttcctcctcctggcattggcagacaggcgggagctgcagctcctgcacttctggctcttcctggccatctccctggctgccctcctggccaacggcctcatcctcagcgccctagcctgcgaccaccacctgcacacccccatgggcttcttcctgctcaacctctccctcacagacctgggctgcatctgcaccactgtccccaaagccatgcacaattccctctgggacaccacaaccatctcctacacaggatgtgctgcacagctctttttctttcaattcttCATCACAGCAGaattttccctcctcaccatcatgtgctacgaccgctacgttgccatctgcaaacccctgcactacgggaccctcctgggcagcagagcttgtacccacatggcagcagctgcctgggccactgcatttctctattctctgctgcacacagccaatacattttccctgcccctgtgccagggcaatgccctgggccagttcttttGTGAAGTGCCTCAgatcctcaagctctcctgctcaagCACATACCTGAGGGAAATTGGGCTTCTTGCTTTtagtgcttttcctttttggggatgttttgttttcattgttttctcctatgtgcagatcttcagggctgtgctgaggattcCCTCTCATGAGGGACGgtacaaagccttttccacgtgcctccctcacctggccgtgctcTCCCTATTTCTTAGCACTGGCATGTTTTCCCACCTGAGGCCCCCATCCATCTCATCCCCATCTCTGGACCTCGTGGtggcagttctgtactcagtggtgcctccagcactgaaccccctcatctacagcctcaggaaccaggagctcaaggatgccctgaggaagaTGATGATTAGAtgcttttcagaagcagaaagctgcctgttttcttctgtaaatcATTCCTAACATTACTTGCTACATGCCAACCCCCTCTTCTCAGGATTTTGGAGGGGCTAAGAATGttttctttggtattttgaCTTTTTATGATGTAGAGCACAATAAAATTTTGTTCTCGATCCAGCTTCTAATTCACTGTCTTCTTCCTGAATTTGACCCTGCCCCAGTGTAAATGAGAAATCCTCTCTTcatattaaaacaaatgaaaggacACAGTGGAAACCTGGTGTTTTTGAGACGGTTCTTCAGATACCTTATAAAATGTCAGGGCAGTGCCCGTgtgcaggggggttggggaaAAGGAGAtcagaacagcagcagtgcaagggaGCACCAGCACTTGATCCTTCCCAATTCAACACTCTCCTTCTGTGCCTTTGGGGAAGGTCCCTGAGTGCTCTGGCTGGTTGGTCACTGTTGTGCTTGGTGTCAGTGCTGTGAccacgggcagggacaggccctgggcactgctgggacagagctgggctcaaggacagtagaatcctgcccaggctgGAGTCACCCAGAGATAAAGTACCACGTGTCTGGTGTAATCCATGAGAGCACAGGGcacacagcaggaacagggacaggagTCTGAGGAGTGATTCATCTCCCCCTCAGTGAACTTGCACAGGTTGACCAAGAGCAGCCCCCAAagccatgtcccagctctggaacaaggcagggcccctctgagccccctccatggccacacaggagcgtctgtgggaggtggtcagtggcagggagcaccatcagctggctctgcctcccagcttgagcagcacagcccaacagaGTCCCCCATgcccctgtgctctgcagagcagcccccccatctcaggggctgtggggagcatgggcagggggtgcaggaagggctgctcaGGCCAGCACAGACATGTTCCCCTGAAAGGGGaaaggctctgtggggagatgggatgtgccaggagaagagcaggacaccctgtgtgagcagaggggccatgggaagaggctgccctgtccctggggaaaagagggggcaaagcaaaaggtgggaaactctctgatctcagttgtgctgcccaagaacacgctgactccagagctgtccaagcggggcagagccggcgactccggtccgtgcggcggcgggggggaggcagcggctctgcttgattccatggagttctggggaggcacagtggccccttggttccaggagggtctgagatgtctcagggttccttttgttccagaaggccctgcagtgtcacatcGGCCCATTGAGTCCATGtggttccccagtgtcacaatggcctcttgattccatgaaattccactgtGGCCCAGGGTTTCCTTGTTtccaagaggccctgcagtgccacaatggcctcctgattccatgggtttctgcagtgtcaaaatggcccctttatttcaggaggttgcccactgtccctgggttcctttggctccatggggCCCTGGACCGTCccagtggcctcttgattccatggctttccccagtgtcacaatggccccataattccatgaggttctgcagtttcacagtggctccttgattccatgaggttgcaccgtgttatcacaaagctgagcccatcttgatgaaagttctgaggaggttaagaggaactgggacaaaagggaaggaaaactggggaaggaaagaggggcttgatcaacagagaggaaggattttgatgaggtaaaaccaggttcagGGAATTcagagggtgctgaaacactgactgtgcaaacaTTCCTGGTAGGCCATTACTCTCTTTGTAACCTGAAGCCCCAACACCACCTaaaagtgctgcccctcccatggaaaggaatccactgctctaattccaagccagaaaaagcccaatcccagaactccagactcttatttgtactccagtgcccaccccaatcccaaacCTGTAGtaccagtatgaaaagccaagctttaatcctgacccagcccaaaaagctcttcccctaatcatgaactgccagcagaacaacaaacctcccaaagttctgcctaatccccaccctgagctccaaaccccaagccctgaccattaagcacctccacagcccttgggagcagggcaaggacctggagggcccagagcaggcccagggggttggcagaggaatgggaggtgacctggatctgctcagctctgcagtgacccccaggagaagggcctgggctctggcagggatgtcctgtggcacaggggctcaggatctaGGTTAataaggccaactgcacatggggctgcttTGGGGGCAGTGTGGacacccagacaagggagttgtcacccccctggactcagctcTGGAGTTGCCAaatctggactggtctgtctgggtgtgaggttccccattctagaggaatgaggaagaactggaaagGTTCTAGAGCAGATCTGAAAGGATCAAGCTTTTCTTGGTGCtcgaaagaaaaagaaacctgtaAAGTGCAGCTTGgaaggttcagactgaaggtggGGAAAAAGGAATGTTACTCGAAGGGGAACCTTATGGTTCCAGAGGTCACTAAGAGGATGATggcatggctttgtgttccagggaacagccagagctggtgcagagacatcagggagggtctggaaatgctgctgggaggggggtgggaaagcaggaggggtgtgtgcagcctgcaaggccagagcagcagcagggccagggcaggacagcctgcaggagagatggccaagggctctggcagggctgcaaggcccaaaggcacccaggcctttgtccccttgcctctggcagctgcctctgccactcaggccaccacaagcaactttcctggcaggttctgcacttggtttctgcctcgcccctccctcaggagcctggcaggggctgcccagttttgggccttggttgttcctccccctcccatcccagtgccccccaaacagccctgagccagccgggagggacaggatctgctgggccagggcctggggctcaggccttggcctttgtgctccacaaaaccaaggcaggctttgctcagcattgcaggggcctgcccagagcctttgtctgcctgcactcctggcctccaaggagctgctccaaggagtccctggggaggctttggcagtgcctgccctcagtggggcccagcaatgcttcaaggcacttggactttggcttctgacttcttcaatcttctctcagcacctcaggatcatgggctgggctgcaaacacaccatggggctcattaaattccagaaatccctcaggatctctttgtcttcctttaattgtcttcaaggcaatttcaaaacaagtcttcaaaatttgtactttttttttttaattcaatgatggatattttttagttcagagaagaggtgatagaggtgttctccaagtgatcctgatgctgagtgtctcctcaggacatccacactgaccctgtctgatcaaccttgctcctcaccccccaacctcagcAGTTCTGCCATGGCCCATCTTgaactgacagctgatgcaactccaaacacactgtgggacccattaaaacattgaaaaacaaattatttttctttcttcaattGTCTTCAAGATATCAACaactaattggagttgttttgtagtttagctaaggaggaagattttaaagtggacgacaaaaaaaatatatattttttgatgaaagggaatgatttccacagagccttgggatgcaagagggtcaaGAGCAAAGGATTTAGATCCAAAGACAAGGgggcaaaagacattagtagcacttaatcattgcCCAGTTTAACAGTTATcaggtgattcaatagcatgtgCTATAaatttaacagtgactgaattatagattcacaataacaaccttcacaccacagtcaattcacacccacacccaggcagagatgtgtggacacatcaatagctgggtgtggaaaggtccctctcccaaattctccttgttgtcagggaaacactcccacaaatccctttgtgtttgccaacagacaagggtcacagctggaggagtgtttgttgagggggatcagaattgtcctgggcatcagggagggtctttggagtgttgcaaactggagggttcccgagctgggagaggctgccagagggtcccactgagagggaggtgctggggagctgccagggcctccctcagccctgctggttgtggtctcccaaggggactggctttagttatctgctgaatttccatcctggtgtcaggaatgactggagtttccaaaatatttgagaATTGCATCCAGACTGTTCCATTTGGGCTGTAATTCtgcagggaatgttccaaggctttcatgggatgactgattatcctgtgttccccaacTGTTCCACCTGGGATTGTTCTCACCTttatcatccaggagcacctggtccagtccagggacactttcccatccctgtgtccctgtggccgctgaggcggcagcgcaggcccgaggcggtgccgggtcccggtgcagccggggcagagtGGCGGCTGCGCGAGtggcaaccccggcggtgagtgcggcagccccgtgggagcggcggctccgggcacagacgccggcggcagccgctgtggctcgtggaaccgagtggccattgggacactgcagggcctcctggagtccaggggccggtgggacactggggagcctcttggagccaagggaaccctgggatgttttggaacatcctggaatcaaggggccattgtgacactgctgGGCCTCATGAAACTAAAGGAACCTTGACAGTATTTGGTACCTCGTGGAATCAAGGGGCcctttctggcaggatgctctgatAATACCTAAACAATGGTCAGAGAATGAAAACAATACACACTctctgtgatgagttactgctgctgtcaaggtgctgtttttaatgctgaattatgctaaacccaaaatgtttcatgaaacttcaaacacacatcctgctttttgaagcaagatttgacagagaagctgctccctggcctgcaaatatgtctggcagtcaaaccctttataactataaaagccccgtcATGGgacagattcttccacagacttccttgaagtgtgtggagcttctgccatgaagcagggacagctcttcatggtcgctgcccaggggttaagtgaaagagagagaactactCCGTCCTTGTGTgatgagttacctcaatctctgcttcaggattgtttctttttgctggctttgatccaattgctttaatagaatgactttgatagactccattgtcctatcttacactatactacTAGGGGGTTTTGGCTTTTATGctgtgcaggaaataattctgtttaagatctttcatctgttcacttgtctgatcaattttttgttcatttgtcataataaataaattaattttattgaaatatttctgatttgccatcactaaaacctgcaggacaaagtgattgaatcacaTTTCTAAAATTCCTTCAGTCtaaaccaaaatctgagcctgagattggatccagccagagccaggctcctctctgagaaggaatttggaaagcaagggggtcctttgtgcccctcgtagctcaacgagacggcttctgccatcaactttgtctaagccttccaccccccccagccccaagccgtgacacatgggcatgtcttgtgcatgcagtgcaaacatgggctcctgagctggtcatttgatgtccctccttggagggaagaacaagcccaatggcctggggtgagaggccagtgctgggagcggcgctggctgtgccagggcactgctgggtgcccccaccctgagcactcccacccttgtgctggtcactgctggtttcctctgcagggcgttgtgttgggcacatcctggagggcaaagtggaaagcagattgAAGCTTtcaggccctggcctgaggagatgcccctgcaggatggcagtgctgctgcagaggtcagctctgtgccagcagtgcccgtggctgtccctgcctgcagtccctggacagtcctgcagcagggctgggaccgactgccagagcactgaggcatccaacaacacagggctctgaaggacagtgtggaagggaagggagaggaggccatggaggagaagggctgctgctccctggcagtgctgctctg
This Pseudopipra pipra isolate bDixPip1 chromosome W, bDixPip1.hap1, whole genome shotgun sequence DNA region includes the following protein-coding sequences:
- the LOC135406395 gene encoding olfactory receptor 14J1-like, with protein sequence MPNSSSMPQFLLLALADRRELQLLHFWLFLAISLAALLANGLILSALACDHHLHTPMGFFLLNLSLTDLGCICTTVPKAMHNSLWDTTTISYTGCAAQLFFFQFFITAEFSLLTIMCYDRYVAICKPLHYGTLLGSRACTHMAAAAWATAFLYSLLHTANTFSLPLCQGNALGQFFCEVPQILKLSCSSTYLREIGLLAFSAFPFWGCFVFIVFSYVQIFRAVLRIPSHEGRYKAFSTCLPHLAVLSLFLSTGMFSHLRPPSISSPSLDLVVAVLYSVVPPALNPLIYSLRNQELKDALRKMMIRCFSEAESCLFSSVNHS